DNA sequence from the Streptomyces canus genome:
TGCCGCTCCACCGCGGCCGCGAAGTGCGCGAGCATCGGCAGACACCAGCGCGACTCGTGCTCACCGAGGACGCTGCTCGCGTCGGGGTGGAAGAGGACGAACCGGAGGAAGTTGTCGCCCGGCATGGCCGTCGGATGGGGACCCACGGCACGGAAAAGTGACGCGAAAGCGGCGTTGGCGAGGACGACGTCCCAGCGGTGGTCGAGGACGACGGACGGGAAGGGGACGGCTTCCAGGAGCGTGGCGTAGTCCTGAAGATACGCCTGGGCCTCCAGCCCCTCGGGGACGGGCCGCAGTTCGGACCGCTGCCCACCTGCCTGATATGCCATCGGGAGGTCACCCCTCTTGCCTATGCGGCCTTCACGCGGCGCCTTGATCCTGCTTCCCCGGAGCTTGTGGTGTCAACTATCGTGGCATTCCGCTGCGGTTGACGGCTGAAATTGGCCACAGTTGTGGCGACACCTGGATGTGAGTTCGAACAAAGGGCTACTCTCCGGGAAGTTCACGGCGACCGCCTGTGAGTCATCGGGTGAGAGACGTAGGAGATCTGTCGGTGTCGGATGGCTTCGAGAGCCCGGACGACGCGGCAACGGTCGTGCTGACGGCCGTCGTCGCCCGCGTCACCGCACTCTCCGACCGGCTCGGCGTGCCGCACGCTCAGGTCTTCGACACCGGTCGGCTCTCCGTCGCCTCGGGCGTCCCCGAGCCCGTGGTCAAGGCTCTGCTGAGCGGGCGCCCGGCGGGTGAACCGGACGTCCAGGCGCGGTTCCTGCAGCGGCTCGACCTCTTGCGCCGCACCCGGCTCAAGCCCAACGGGCGCAAGTACACCCAGCAGGAGATCGCCGACGGCGCGGGCATGTCCCGGCAGCAGGCGGGCGCCCTCATCAACGGCGACCGGCGCCCCACCATGGAGCACTGCGACGCCATCCAGCGGTTCTTCCGGGTGCACGCCGGGTTCCTGACGGCCGAGGACCCCGAGGCGCTCGCGGGTGCGCTCCAGCACACCGAGCAGGAGCTCCTGCACAAGCTCGCCGACCGGGAGCGGGAGGCCGCCGCGGCCGCCCACGACCCGTTGGAGCGACTGCTCCAGGACCACGGCGTCCGCGGAATCGCCTGGCGGGCCGCGCAGCTGCCCACCGACCAGCACCGTGACAAGGTCGCCGAGTGGCTGGACATGCTCCTGGAGAGCGTCAAGCGGCCCGAGTCCTGATCCGGGAGACAACTGTGGGCATCGGTAAGCACATGCGCCGCCTGAGCGGCGAGTTGGTGGCGGAGCTGGAACTCGACGCCCCGGCACGGCCCGAGGACCTCTACGGCGCCCTGTGCGAGGCGATGAGCAGACGCCGGGGCCGCCCGGTCCACTTCCGTACGGCGCCCTTCCCGCCCGGCACGGCCAGCGGGCTGTGGCTCGACATGGCCGACCAGGACCTCGTGGTGATCGAGGAACGCACCGCCCCCGACCACCAGTTGGTCATCCTCGGCCACGAGCTGTGGCACATGAACGCCGGCCACTGCTCCCACCACGTCGAGGGCGCCGCGGTCGCCGCCCGCCTGCTCTGCGACGACGCCGATCTCCAGGCCACGGTCCGCAAGGTGGCCGCCCGTAGCCGCTTCGAGCTCGACGACGAGCGGGAGGCGGAGAGCTTCGGCCTGTTACTGGCCAGCAAGTGCCGGACGTGGCTGGCCGGTTCGTCGCTGCGGGGGCCTGTGCAGCGGGACCGTCTGGCGGGACGGATCGAGGCGTCGCTGGGGTATCTGGGGCCACAGGGCTGAGCCTGCCCCGACGTCACGTCGCGCTGCGTTCGCTCGCCTCTCTCAGGTCGCGCTCCCCGCGCCGCGCTCGCGAGGTGCCGGGGCCGCCGTCCCGGAGCAGTTGCCTCCAGTGGTCACGGCTCCAGTCCGCCGGAGCCGTGGTCGCCGTGAACTCCTCGACCAGCGAGACGAACCGCGTGGGATCGCTGTGGAACGGGAAGTGACCGGCGCCCTCGAAGATCTCCAGGCGGCTGCCCGGCATCGCCTCGTGCGCCCCGAAGGCGTGCCGGACGGGCACCACGCTGTCCCGGTCGCCCCACAGCAGCATGGTCGGCATGCCCTCGGTGAGGTAGCAGCGGTCGAGCATCGTGACGACCTGGCCGCGCCAGTCGACGACCGCGCGCAGGGTGCGGATGAAGGCGTTGCGCGAGGTCTCGTCCGGGAGCGCGTCGACGAGGTTGAGCAGATCCGGGGCGTCCTGTCCGAGATCGGTGTCCAGCAGCTTCATCAGGCGGACGGCGAGGCCCACTTGGAGCCGCATGCCGGGCAGCCGCAGCGAGGACAGCATGAGGTGGGCACCGGGCAGGGAGACCAGCCGCAGCACGGGGTTGACCTCGCGGCCCACACCGCCGGCGCTGACCAGGATGAGCCGCTCGGTGCGCTCGGGGAACTGGTAGGCGAACTGCATGGCCACTCCCCCGCCCAGTGAGTGCCCGACCAGGGTGGCCGACTCGATGCCCAGGGTGGTGAGCAGATCACGGACACCGTTGGCGTACGCGGCCACCGAGTAGTCGGCCCGCGGCTTGTCGGAGTCGCCGTGACCGAGCAGGTCGGGGGCGATCACGGTGTGGGTGCGGGCGAGGTCGGGAATCAGCTCGGCCCAGGTCGCCGAGGAGTCGCCGATGCCGTGGATGAGGACGAGCGGCGGACCCTCGCCCGCCATGCGGAAGGCACGGCGGTAACCGTGCACCACGCGGTACCGCAGCTCCAGTTCTGCGTCGCCCACCGAGCGCAGCCGGACGGCGCGCACCGGGCGCCTGCGCGGGTCGTCGACCATGTGCTCGCCTCCCGTTCCCCTGGCCGCGGATCAAGACGGCCGAAAGCCCTTCCTCCCAGCCTAGGACCGCTTTCCCTCCAGTGA
Encoded proteins:
- a CDS encoding MmyB family transcriptional regulator, whose amino-acid sequence is MAYQAGGQRSELRPVPEGLEAQAYLQDYATLLEAVPFPSVVLDHRWDVVLANAAFASLFRAVGPHPTAMPGDNFLRFVLFHPDASSVLGEHESRWCLPMLAHFAAAVERHGHDHGIQAIRRDIAQDPIMDAAYRHGLPHWIRAVGERAVEHDGSVRPLMHPDPRWGATDCRLVDETPRTLRDLGYTRLTLVLRPAPTRRRPRRTTTHLTVVPTPQV
- a CDS encoding helix-turn-helix domain-containing protein gives rise to the protein MSDGFESPDDAATVVLTAVVARVTALSDRLGVPHAQVFDTGRLSVASGVPEPVVKALLSGRPAGEPDVQARFLQRLDLLRRTRLKPNGRKYTQQEIADGAGMSRQQAGALINGDRRPTMEHCDAIQRFFRVHAGFLTAEDPEALAGALQHTEQELLHKLADREREAAAAAHDPLERLLQDHGVRGIAWRAAQLPTDQHRDKVAEWLDMLLESVKRPES
- a CDS encoding toxin-antitoxin system, toxin component; translated protein: MRRLSGELVAELELDAPARPEDLYGALCEAMSRRRGRPVHFRTAPFPPGTASGLWLDMADQDLVVIEERTAPDHQLVILGHELWHMNAGHCSHHVEGAAVAARLLCDDADLQATVRKVAARSRFELDDEREAESFGLLLASKCRTWLAGSSLRGPVQRDRLAGRIEASLGYLGPQG
- a CDS encoding alpha/beta fold hydrolase, which codes for MVDDPRRRPVRAVRLRSVGDAELELRYRVVHGYRRAFRMAGEGPPLVLIHGIGDSSATWAELIPDLARTHTVIAPDLLGHGDSDKPRADYSVAAYANGVRDLLTTLGIESATLVGHSLGGGVAMQFAYQFPERTERLILVSAGGVGREVNPVLRLVSLPGAHLMLSSLRLPGMRLQVGLAVRLMKLLDTDLGQDAPDLLNLVDALPDETSRNAFIRTLRAVVDWRGQVVTMLDRCYLTEGMPTMLLWGDRDSVVPVRHAFGAHEAMPGSRLEIFEGAGHFPFHSDPTRFVSLVEEFTATTAPADWSRDHWRQLLRDGGPGTSRARRGERDLREASERSAT